One genomic window of Methanosalsum zhilinae DSM 4017 includes the following:
- a CDS encoding PH domain-containing protein → MLENEPAERIDSRALKVWFLSGILEGLILLLIPLLYMVLGEFLWDWPARWGWYGVAVVVIYTLWSSIVAPRLRIRFWRYEIREDEIDIQHGIFIIRRTLIPMIRVQHVDTEYGPIMKYFGLATLRISTAATDHRIPALSKEKASKLLGEISALAKVSDEDV, encoded by the coding sequence ATGCTGGAGAATGAACCTGCTGAACGTATTGATTCAAGGGCTCTTAAGGTGTGGTTTCTAAGTGGTATCCTGGAAGGTCTTATTCTTTTACTGATCCCTCTGTTATATATGGTGTTAGGTGAGTTTCTCTGGGATTGGCCTGCCAGATGGGGCTGGTATGGAGTGGCAGTGGTAGTGATTTATACATTATGGTCCTCAATAGTAGCACCCCGGCTTAGAATACGTTTTTGGAGATATGAAATAAGGGAAGATGAAATTGATATTCAGCACGGTATTTTTATTATCCGAAGAACTCTTATACCCATGATCAGGGTTCAACACGTAGACACAGAATACGGACCGATCATGAAATATTTTGGGCTGGCAACATTAAGGATATCCACTGCTGCTACTGATCATCGCATTCCTGCTTTATCAAAAGAAAAAGCTTCAAAACTTTTGGGGGAAATATCAGCTCTTGCAAAAGTGAGTGATGAAGATGTCTGA